A region from the Vicia villosa cultivar HV-30 ecotype Madison, WI linkage group LG3, Vvil1.0, whole genome shotgun sequence genome encodes:
- the LOC131656230 gene encoding probable pectate lyase 18 translates to MTNTPFSLVLLFFSLFMPTLISSTTLQNPELVVHEVNSKINASSARRNLGYLSCGSGNPIDDCWRCDSNWEKNRQRLADCAIGFGKNAMGGKNGKIYVVTDSGDDDPVSPKPGTLRYAVIQEEPLWIIFARDMVIKLKEELIMNSFKTIDGRGASVHIAGGPCITIQFVTNIIIHGINIHDCKQGGNAMVRDSPRHFGWRTISDGDGVSIFGGSHVWVDHCSLSNCEDGLIDAIYGSTAITISNNFMTHHDKVMLLGHSDSYIKDKNMQVTIAFNHFGEGLVQRMPRCRLGYFHVVNNDYTHWEMYAIGGSGNPTINSQGNRFVAPNIRFSKEVTKYEDAPVSEWKNWNWRSEGDLLLNGAFFTPSGGGTSSSYARASSLSARPSSLVGSITVASGTLNCKKGSPC, encoded by the exons ATGACAAACACACCTTTCTCTTTGGTTCTTTTGTTCTTCTCCCTTTTCATGCCTACCCTTATTTCTTCTACAACTCTTCAAAATCCTGAATTGGTTGTCCATGAAGTAAACAG CAAAATTAATGCCTCTTCAGCTAGAAGAAATTTAGGGTACCTATCTTGTGGAAGTGGAAACCCCATTGATGATTGTTGGAGATGTGACTCCAATTGGGAGAAAAACAGACAAAGGCTAGCGGATTGCGCAATTGGGTTTGGCAAAAACGCAATGGGTGgaaaaaacggtaaaatttacgTTGTAACAGACTCGGGCGATGACGATCCAGTGAGTCCAAAGCCGGGAACACTCCGTTACGCGGTGATCCAAGAGGAACCATTATGGATAATCTTCGCGCGAGACATGGTgataaaattaaaagaagaatTAATCAtgaactctttcaaaacaattgaTGGTAGAGGTGCTAGTGTGCACATTGCTGGTGGTCCATGCATTACTATACAATTTGTGACCAATATTATCATACATGGAATAAATATTCATGATTGTAAACAAGGTGGGAATGCTATGGTGAGGGACTCCCCACGGCATTTCGGGTGGAGGACTATATCGGACGGCGACGGTGTGTCGATTTTTGGTGGAAGTCATGTTTGGGTTGATCATTGCTCTTTGTCTAATTGTGAAGATGGTTTGATTGATGCTATTTATGGGTCCACTGCTATAACAATTTCTAACAATTTTATGACTCACCATGATAAGGTCATGCTGTTGGGTCATAGTGATTCTTATATTAAAGATAAAAATATGCAAGTCACAATTGCTTTTAATCACTTTGGTGAAGGTCTTGTTCAAAGAATGCCAAG GTGTAGGCTAGGATATTTCCATGTAGTAAACAATGACTACACTCACTGGGAAATGTATGCCATTGGAGGAAGTGGAAACCCTACCATAAACAGCCAAGGCAACAGATTTGTTGCACCCAATATCAGATTCAGCAAAGAGGTTACAAAGTATGAAGATGCACCAGTGAGTGAGTGGAAGAATTGGAACTGGAGATCAGAGGGAGATTTGTTGTTAAATGGTGCATTTTTCACTCCTTCTGGTGGTGGAACTTCATCTAGCTATGCAAGAGCTTCAAGTTTGAGTGCAAGACCTTCTTCTCTTGTGGGTTCTATAACTGTTGCTTCTGGAACACTTAACTGTAAGAAAGGTTCACCTTGCTAG